One genomic region from Streptomyces sp. Li-HN-5-11 encodes:
- a CDS encoding M1 family metallopeptidase yields the protein MHRRIIAPGALAAASLLLAIPASAASYSPGAPGIGDPYYPDYGNGGYDVSHYDLRLKYQPATDELEGTATIEARTTQDLSSFDLDFLLDVSEVRVNGAKAAFATSGRHELVITPKTPLAKGTPTTVVVRYRGVPSTKSAYGFTTWHRTPDGAVAADEPESAWWWFPSNDHPLDKATYDVSVAVPDGTQAISNGTLQSKTSALGWTRWNWRENKPQATYLATLALGRFDITTGTSEGGVPVVNAYSKDLGDNDGPARASVERTGEIVDWLSGYFGPYPFGSAGGYVPNTTTGYALETQTRVYYSPKQFANGSNTSVVVHELAHQWYGDSVSLKGWKDIWINEGFARYAQWLWSEHEGEGTTQQLADYVYASHPAGDPFWTVAPGDPGPDNQFDAAVYDRGALAIQALRNAIGEEAFFALLKGWPKEHAYGNASVADFQKYAEQVSGKPLSALFDTWLFQPSKPAAPAARAALLAGTPVTAAQPRSWKKIEAVNDVHGS from the coding sequence GTGCACCGCAGAATCATCGCGCCGGGCGCACTGGCGGCGGCCTCCCTCCTGCTGGCGATCCCGGCATCGGCCGCGAGCTACTCCCCCGGCGCGCCGGGCATCGGCGACCCCTACTACCCCGACTACGGCAACGGCGGCTACGACGTCTCGCACTACGACCTCAGGCTGAAGTACCAGCCCGCCACGGACGAGCTGGAGGGCACCGCCACGATCGAGGCCCGCACCACGCAGGACCTGTCGAGCTTCGACCTGGACTTCCTGCTGGACGTGAGCGAGGTGCGGGTCAACGGCGCGAAGGCAGCCTTCGCCACGTCCGGCCGGCACGAGCTCGTGATCACCCCGAAGACCCCGCTGGCGAAGGGGACGCCGACCACCGTGGTGGTCCGCTACCGCGGGGTGCCGTCCACGAAGAGCGCCTACGGCTTCACCACCTGGCACCGCACGCCCGACGGCGCCGTGGCGGCGGACGAGCCGGAGTCGGCCTGGTGGTGGTTCCCGAGCAACGACCACCCCCTCGACAAGGCCACCTACGACGTGTCGGTGGCCGTACCGGACGGCACCCAGGCGATCTCCAACGGAACGCTCCAGTCGAAGACCTCGGCGCTCGGCTGGACCCGCTGGAACTGGCGCGAGAACAAGCCCCAGGCGACGTATCTGGCCACACTCGCGCTGGGGAGGTTCGACATCACCACGGGCACCTCCGAGGGCGGCGTCCCGGTCGTCAACGCCTACAGCAAGGACCTCGGCGACAACGACGGCCCGGCACGGGCGAGCGTGGAGCGCACCGGGGAGATCGTCGACTGGCTGAGCGGCTATTTCGGGCCGTATCCGTTCGGCTCGGCCGGCGGCTACGTCCCGAACACCACGACGGGTTACGCCCTGGAGACGCAGACCCGCGTGTACTACAGCCCGAAGCAGTTCGCGAACGGCTCCAACACCTCCGTCGTCGTCCACGAGCTGGCCCACCAGTGGTACGGCGACAGTGTGTCGCTGAAGGGCTGGAAGGACATCTGGATCAACGAGGGCTTCGCGCGCTACGCGCAGTGGCTGTGGTCCGAGCACGAGGGCGAGGGCACCACGCAGCAACTGGCGGACTACGTGTACGCCTCGCATCCGGCCGGCGATCCCTTCTGGACGGTCGCACCCGGTGACCCCGGCCCGGACAACCAGTTCGACGCCGCCGTCTACGACCGGGGCGCCCTCGCCATCCAGGCGCTGCGCAACGCGATCGGCGAGGAGGCGTTCTTCGCCCTGCTGAAGGGCTGGCCGAAGGAGCACGCGTACGGCAACGCCTCCGTGGCCGACTTCCAGAAGTACGCCGAGCAGGTCTCCGGAAAGCCCCTGTCCGCCCTCTTCGACACCTGGCTGTTCCAGCCGTCCAAGCCGGCCGCTCCGGCGGCACGGGCGGCCCTGCTCGCCGGGACGCCGGTGACCGCCGCTCAGCCGAGGTCGTGGAAGAAGATCGAGGCCGTGAACGACGTGCACGGCAGTTGA
- a CDS encoding ABC-F family ATP-binding cassette domain-containing protein, with the protein MTATLVAKNLAAGHGDRALFAGLDLVVAPGDVIGLVGANGAGKSTLLKLLAGLSAPEEGELTLSPPTAAVGHLPQEPERRPGETVRAFLARRTGVTAAQRAMDEATQALVDGAPGADDAYATSLERWLGLGGADLDERAEEVVDSLGLAVDLDQPMTSLSGGQAARAGLASLLLSRYDVFLLDEPTNDLDLDGLERLERFVTGLRAGTVVVSHDREFLTRTVTKVLELDLAQRQINLFGGGYEAYLQEREVARRHARADFEEYAGKRAALQERAQTQRAWMDKGVKNARRKAGGDNDKIGRKFRSEASEKQAAKARQTQRMIERLEVVEEPRKEWELRMEIAAAPRSGAVVAALRDAEVRRGDFVLGPVSLQIDWADRVAVTGANGAGKSTLLSALLGRAPLDAGHATLGSGVLVGEVDQARGLFHGSASLLDAFCAAVPDTEPVDVRTLLAKFGLKAEHVMRPAATLSPGERTRAALALLQGRGVNLLVLDEPTNHLDLPAIEQLETALDTYEGTLLLVTHDRRMLDAVRVTRRLEVADGKVTER; encoded by the coding sequence ATGACTGCCACCCTCGTCGCCAAGAACCTCGCCGCCGGGCACGGCGACCGCGCGCTGTTCGCCGGACTCGACCTCGTCGTCGCGCCCGGGGACGTGATCGGGCTGGTCGGTGCCAACGGCGCGGGCAAGTCCACCCTGCTCAAGCTCCTCGCCGGGCTGAGCGCGCCCGAAGAGGGAGAGCTCACGCTGTCCCCGCCGACGGCGGCGGTCGGGCACCTGCCGCAGGAACCGGAACGCCGGCCGGGCGAGACCGTACGCGCCTTCCTCGCCCGACGCACCGGCGTGACCGCGGCCCAGCGGGCGATGGACGAGGCCACGCAGGCGCTCGTCGACGGCGCGCCGGGCGCGGACGACGCGTACGCGACGAGCCTGGAGCGTTGGCTCGGCCTCGGCGGCGCCGACCTCGACGAGCGCGCGGAGGAGGTCGTCGACTCGCTGGGTCTGGCGGTGGACCTGGACCAGCCGATGACCTCCCTGTCGGGCGGCCAGGCGGCGCGCGCCGGGCTCGCCTCCCTCCTGCTCTCCCGCTACGACGTCTTCCTGCTCGACGAGCCGACCAACGACCTGGACCTGGACGGCCTGGAACGCCTCGAGCGGTTCGTGACCGGGCTGCGCGCCGGCACGGTCGTCGTCAGCCACGACCGCGAGTTCCTCACCCGCACCGTCACCAAGGTCCTGGAACTCGACCTCGCCCAGCGGCAGATCAACCTCTTCGGCGGTGGGTACGAGGCCTATCTGCAGGAGCGGGAGGTGGCCCGCCGGCACGCCCGCGCGGACTTCGAGGAGTACGCGGGCAAGCGGGCCGCCCTGCAGGAGCGGGCCCAGACGCAGCGCGCCTGGATGGACAAGGGCGTGAAGAACGCCCGGCGCAAGGCGGGCGGCGACAACGACAAGATCGGCCGCAAGTTCCGCAGCGAGGCCAGCGAGAAGCAGGCCGCCAAGGCCCGCCAGACCCAGCGGATGATCGAACGGCTGGAGGTCGTCGAGGAGCCCCGCAAGGAGTGGGAACTGCGCATGGAGATCGCGGCGGCACCGCGCTCGGGCGCCGTCGTCGCCGCCCTGCGCGACGCGGAGGTGCGCCGCGGCGACTTCGTGCTCGGCCCGGTGTCCCTGCAGATCGACTGGGCGGACCGGGTGGCGGTGACCGGGGCGAACGGGGCGGGCAAGTCGACACTGCTGTCCGCCCTGCTGGGCCGCGCCCCCCTGGACGCGGGACACGCGACCCTGGGCTCCGGCGTCCTGGTGGGCGAGGTCGACCAGGCCCGCGGTCTGTTCCACGGCTCCGCGTCCCTGCTGGACGCCTTCTGCGCCGCGGTCCCGGACACCGAGCCCGTCGACGTGCGTACCCTGCTCGCCAAGTTCGGCCTGAAGGCGGAGCACGTCATGCGCCCCGCCGCGACCCTCTCCCCGGGCGAGCGCACCCGGGCCGCCCTCGCCCTCCTCCAGGGCCGTGGCGTCAACCTCCTGGTCCTGGACGAGCCGACGAACCACCTCGACCTGCCGGCCATCGAGCAACTGGAGACGGCCCTGGACACCTACGAGGGCACCCTCCTCCTGGTCACCCACGACCGCCGCATGCTGGACGCGGTACGCGTCACCCGCCGCCTGGAGGTCGCCGACGGCAAGGTGACGGAGCGTTAG
- a CDS encoding MerR family transcriptional regulator → MTTDAEEPTLTIDELAARAGVTVRTVRFYGTRGLLPPPVLGPRRVGHYGRVHLARLALIEELQQQGMTLAAIERYLHRLPSHLSAHDLAIHRAVVASWAPEEVETLTRAELERRAGRPLGDGDVDRLIAMDVVRSGDGVYQVDLGLLRLGVRLLDVPLSQEAILAAREVLIEHSRAAAHELSRLLRGEVAERDARDVKSLSAHMHPLVVQALLTTFQRSLKEELGEWLTESGTG, encoded by the coding sequence ATGACGACCGACGCCGAGGAGCCGACCCTCACGATCGACGAGCTGGCCGCGCGGGCAGGCGTCACGGTGCGCACGGTCCGCTTCTACGGCACCCGGGGCCTGCTCCCGCCGCCGGTGCTCGGTCCGCGCCGCGTGGGCCACTACGGGCGCGTGCACCTGGCCCGGCTGGCACTCATCGAGGAGTTGCAGCAGCAGGGCATGACGCTGGCGGCCATCGAGCGCTATCTGCACCGGCTGCCGTCGCACCTGAGCGCCCACGATCTCGCGATCCACCGGGCGGTGGTGGCCTCCTGGGCGCCGGAGGAGGTGGAGACGCTGACGCGCGCGGAGCTGGAGCGCCGGGCGGGCCGGCCGCTGGGCGACGGTGACGTCGACCGGCTGATCGCGATGGACGTGGTCCGCTCCGGTGACGGGGTGTACCAGGTGGATCTCGGCCTGCTCCGGCTCGGTGTCCGGCTGCTGGACGTACCGCTTTCCCAGGAGGCGATCCTCGCGGCGCGCGAGGTCCTCATCGAACACTCGCGCGCCGCGGCTCACGAACTGTCCCGGCTCTTGCGGGGCGAGGTGGCCGAGCGTGACGCGCGGGACGTGAAGTCCCTGTCGGCGCACATGCACCCCCTGGTGGTGCAGGCGCTCCTGACCACCTTCCAGCGGTCACTGAAGGAGGAGCTGGGTGAATGGCTCACGGAGTCAGGAACGGGCTGA
- a CDS encoding 3-hydroxyacyl-CoA dehydrogenase NAD-binding domain-containing protein, translating to MTESTTIRWEQDDTGVVTLVLDDPGQSANTMNQAFRDSLAVITDRLEAERDSIRGVILTSAKKTFFAGGDLRDLIRVTPETAQELLDGGMAIKRDLRRIETLGKPVVAAINGAALGGGYEIALACHHRIALDAPGSKIGCPEVTLGLLPGGGGVVRTVRLLGIADALMKVLLQGTQYNPRRALDNGLIHEVAATQDELLAKARAFIDANPESQQPWDKPGHRIPGGTPANPKFAANLPAFPATLRKQTNGAPYPAPRSILAAAVEGAQVDFETAQLIEARYFVELAAGQTAKNMIQAFFFDLQAVNSGANRPQGIEPRKVRRVAVLGAGMMGAGIAYSCARAGIDVVLKDVSLEAAVKGKGYSEKLCARAVAKGRTSQEKADALLARITSTAEVADVAGCDAVIEAVFEDTALKHKVFQEIEQVVAPDALLCSNTSTLPITALAEGVERQADFIGLHFFSPVDRMPLVEIIKGERTGDEALARAFDLVRQIRKTPIVVNDSRGFFTSRVIGHFINEGVAMVGEGIEPASVEQAAAQAGYPAKVLSLMDELTLTLPRKIRGESRRAVEEAGGTWTAHPADAVIDRMVDEFGRTGRSGGAGFYEYGEDGRRTGLWPGLREHFTRAGHRIPFRDMQERMLFSEALDTVRLLEEGVLTSVADANIGSIFGIGFPGWTGGVLQYINGYDGGLPGFVARARELAERYGERFTPPALLVEKAERGERFTDSARS from the coding sequence ATGACCGAGAGCACCACCATCCGCTGGGAACAGGACGACACCGGCGTCGTCACCCTCGTCCTGGACGACCCCGGCCAGTCCGCGAACACCATGAACCAGGCGTTCCGCGACTCCCTCGCAGTGATCACCGACCGCCTGGAGGCGGAGAGGGACTCCATCCGCGGCGTCATCCTCACCTCCGCGAAGAAGACCTTCTTCGCCGGCGGAGACCTGCGCGACCTCATCCGGGTCACCCCCGAGACCGCGCAGGAACTGCTCGACGGCGGCATGGCGATCAAGCGCGACCTGCGCCGCATCGAGACCCTGGGCAAGCCGGTGGTCGCCGCGATCAACGGCGCGGCCCTGGGCGGCGGTTACGAGATCGCCCTGGCCTGCCACCACCGCATCGCCCTGGACGCCCCCGGCTCCAAGATCGGCTGCCCCGAGGTCACCCTCGGCCTGCTCCCCGGAGGCGGCGGCGTCGTCCGCACCGTCCGCCTGCTGGGCATCGCCGACGCGCTGATGAAGGTCCTCCTGCAGGGCACCCAGTACAACCCGCGACGCGCCCTGGACAACGGCCTGATCCACGAAGTCGCCGCCACCCAGGACGAGTTGCTCGCCAAGGCCCGCGCCTTCATCGACGCCAATCCCGAGTCGCAGCAGCCCTGGGACAAGCCGGGCCACCGCATCCCCGGTGGCACCCCCGCCAACCCGAAGTTCGCGGCCAACCTGCCCGCCTTCCCGGCCACGCTGCGCAAGCAGACGAACGGCGCCCCCTACCCGGCCCCGCGCAGCATCCTCGCCGCCGCCGTCGAGGGCGCCCAGGTCGACTTCGAGACCGCCCAGCTCATCGAGGCCCGCTACTTCGTGGAACTGGCCGCCGGGCAGACCGCGAAGAACATGATCCAGGCCTTCTTCTTCGACCTCCAGGCAGTCAACTCCGGGGCCAACCGCCCCCAGGGCATCGAGCCGCGCAAGGTGCGCAGGGTGGCCGTCCTGGGCGCCGGGATGATGGGCGCCGGCATCGCGTACTCCTGCGCCCGCGCGGGTATCGACGTCGTGCTCAAGGACGTGTCCCTGGAGGCCGCCGTCAAGGGCAAGGGTTACTCGGAGAAACTGTGCGCCCGCGCCGTGGCCAAGGGGCGTACCAGCCAGGAGAAGGCGGACGCGCTGCTCGCCCGCATCACATCCACCGCCGAGGTGGCCGACGTCGCCGGCTGCGACGCCGTGATCGAGGCCGTCTTCGAGGACACAGCCCTCAAGCACAAGGTGTTCCAGGAGATCGAGCAGGTCGTCGCGCCGGACGCGCTGCTGTGCTCCAACACCTCGACCCTGCCCATCACCGCGCTCGCCGAAGGCGTGGAGCGCCAGGCGGACTTCATCGGGCTGCACTTCTTCTCACCCGTCGACAGGATGCCGCTCGTCGAGATCATCAAGGGCGAGCGGACGGGTGACGAGGCGCTCGCCCGCGCCTTCGACCTGGTCCGGCAGATCAGGAAGACGCCCATCGTGGTCAACGACTCGCGCGGGTTCTTCACCTCCCGGGTCATCGGCCACTTCATCAACGAGGGCGTGGCGATGGTCGGCGAGGGCATCGAGCCCGCGTCGGTGGAGCAGGCGGCAGCCCAGGCCGGCTACCCGGCCAAGGTGCTCTCCCTCATGGACGAACTGACCCTCACCCTGCCGCGCAAGATCCGTGGCGAGTCGAGGCGGGCCGTGGAGGAGGCGGGCGGCACCTGGACCGCGCACCCCGCCGACGCCGTCATCGACCGCATGGTCGACGAGTTCGGGCGCACGGGCCGCAGCGGCGGCGCGGGTTTCTACGAGTACGGTGAGGACGGCAGGCGGACCGGGCTGTGGCCCGGGCTCCGGGAGCACTTCACGAGGGCGGGCCACCGGATCCCCTTCCGGGACATGCAGGAGCGCATGCTGTTCTCCGAGGCGCTGGACACCGTCCGCCTCCTGGAGGAGGGCGTCCTGACGTCCGTCGCCGACGCCAACATCGGCTCGATCTTCGGCATCGGCTTCCCCGGCTGGACGGGCGGCGTCCTGCAGTACATCAACGGCTACGACGGCGGCCTGCCGGGCTTCGTGGCCCGCGCGCGGGAACTCGCCGAGCGCTACGGCGAGCGCTTCACCCCGCCCGCCCTGCTGGTGGAGAAGGCGGAGAGGGGGGAGCGGTTCACCGACTCAGCCCGTTCCTGA
- a CDS encoding FAD-dependent oxidoreductase codes for MSIGTSDDVVVVGGGVIGLTTAVVLAERGRQVRVWTREPAERTTSAVAGALWWPYRIEPESLVGDWALQSLAVYEELAARPGETGVRMVDGVHGEVRLDSLGPWAARVPGLRAAHAGEYAGTALWARLPLIDMPVHLPWLRQRLLRAGGTVEERVVTDLAGVGARVVVNCTGLGARELVPDPGVRPVRGQLVVVENPGITTWLTSVDQASGCSTYFFPQPGGLVLGGTAEDDVWSLTPDPAVAARIVERCAAFRPEIAEARVLGHRVGLRPVRHAVRLERRPLPDGRVVVHNYGHGGAGITVAWGCARRAAELAHTVA; via the coding sequence GTGAGCATCGGTACCAGTGATGACGTCGTGGTGGTCGGCGGCGGGGTCATCGGTCTGACGACGGCCGTCGTGCTGGCCGAGCGCGGCCGTCAGGTGCGCGTGTGGACGCGGGAGCCGGCCGAGCGGACCACCTCCGCCGTCGCCGGCGCGTTGTGGTGGCCCTACCGCATCGAGCCGGAGTCACTCGTCGGGGACTGGGCCCTTCAGTCACTGGCCGTGTACGAGGAACTGGCCGCGCGGCCCGGCGAGACGGGCGTGCGCATGGTCGACGGCGTGCACGGTGAGGTGCGGCTGGACTCGCTCGGGCCGTGGGCGGCGCGCGTGCCGGGGCTGCGCGCCGCGCACGCCGGGGAGTACGCGGGGACGGCGCTGTGGGCACGGCTGCCGCTGATCGACATGCCGGTCCACCTTCCGTGGCTCAGGCAGCGGCTGCTGCGGGCCGGCGGGACGGTCGAGGAGCGCGTGGTGACCGACCTGGCCGGGGTCGGCGCCCGGGTCGTGGTGAACTGCACGGGTCTCGGCGCCCGTGAGCTCGTACCGGATCCCGGGGTGCGTCCCGTGCGCGGTCAGCTCGTCGTCGTGGAGAACCCGGGGATCACGACCTGGCTGACGTCCGTCGACCAGGCATCGGGCTGCTCCACCTACTTCTTTCCGCAGCCGGGCGGGCTCGTCCTCGGCGGTACGGCCGAGGACGACGTCTGGTCGCTCACACCCGACCCGGCGGTGGCCGCGCGGATCGTCGAGCGGTGTGCCGCCTTCCGGCCGGAGATCGCCGAGGCGCGGGTGCTGGGGCACCGGGTGGGGCTGCGCCCGGTCCGGCACGCGGTGCGGCTGGAGCGCCGGCCGCTGCCGGACGGGCGGGTCGTGGTGCACAACTACGGGCACGGCGGGGCCGGGATCACCGTGGCGTGGGGATGCGCGCGCCGGGCGGCCGAGCTGGCACACACGGTTGCCTGA
- a CDS encoding Tex family protein — MTTPLTGSIEGRIAEELGVRERQVKAAVELLDGGSTVPFIARYRKEATEMLDDAQLRTIEERLRYLRELEERRTAVLESVREQGKLTEELEAQIRGAETKARLEDIYLPFKPKRRTKAQIAREAGLEPLAEGLLGDPSVEPLAAAAAFVDAGKGVADPQAALDGARAILTERFSEDADLIGELRERMWVRGRLAAKVREGKEEAGAKFADYFDFAEPFTELPSHRILAMLRGEKEEVLDLVLEPEEPTDGPSSYEGIVAHRFGIADRGRPADKWLKDTVRWAWRTRILVHLGIDLRLRLRTAAEDEAVNVFAANLRDLLLAAPAGTRATLGLDPGFRTGVKVAVVDATGKVVATDVIHPHVPANRWDEAISKLARLAREHAVELIAIGNGTASRETDKLAGELITKHPELKLTKVMVSEAGASVYSASAYASQELPGMDVSLRGAVSIARRLQDPLAELVKIDPKSIGVGQYQHDLSEVKLSRSLDAVVEDCVNGVGVDVNTASVPLLSRVSGITSSLAENIVAHRDANGPFTSRAQLKNVSRLGPKAFEQCAGFLRIRGGDDPLDFSSVHPEAYPVVRRMVKTTGQEVASLIGNTAVLRSLEPDAFVDDTFGLPTVTDILKELEKPGRDPRPAFRTATFKEGVEKISDLSPGMVLEGVVTNVAAFGAFVDIGVHQDGLVHVSAMSRTFVKDPRDVVKPGDIVRVKVLDVDIPRKRVSLTLRLDDEAAAQDRQAGGGERRQRGGRPPQQRQGRAGGGGGGSRQAPAPANSAMADALRRAGLLDPKNGRR; from the coding sequence GTGACGACACCCCTCACAGGGTCCATCGAAGGCAGGATCGCCGAGGAGCTCGGCGTACGGGAACGGCAGGTCAAGGCCGCCGTGGAGCTGCTCGACGGCGGTTCGACGGTGCCCTTCATCGCCCGCTACCGCAAGGAAGCGACCGAGATGCTCGACGACGCGCAGCTGCGCACGATCGAGGAGCGGCTGCGCTATCTGCGGGAGCTGGAGGAGCGGCGCACGGCGGTCCTGGAGTCGGTGCGCGAGCAGGGCAAGCTCACCGAGGAGCTCGAGGCGCAGATCCGGGGTGCCGAGACCAAGGCGCGTCTGGAGGACATCTACCTGCCGTTCAAGCCCAAGCGGCGCACCAAGGCGCAGATCGCGCGGGAGGCCGGCCTGGAGCCGCTGGCGGAGGGGCTGCTGGGCGATCCGTCCGTCGAGCCGCTCGCCGCGGCCGCCGCGTTCGTGGACGCCGGGAAGGGGGTCGCCGATCCCCAGGCGGCGCTGGACGGCGCGCGGGCGATCCTCACCGAGCGGTTCTCGGAGGACGCCGACCTGATCGGTGAGCTGCGGGAGCGCATGTGGGTGCGCGGACGGCTGGCGGCCAAGGTGCGGGAGGGCAAGGAGGAGGCCGGCGCCAAGTTCGCCGACTACTTCGACTTCGCCGAGCCGTTCACCGAACTGCCCTCGCACCGGATCCTCGCGATGCTGCGCGGCGAGAAGGAGGAGGTCCTGGACCTCGTCCTGGAGCCGGAGGAGCCGACGGACGGCCCGTCGTCGTACGAAGGCATCGTGGCCCACAGGTTCGGCATCGCCGACCGCGGCCGCCCGGCCGACAAGTGGCTCAAGGACACGGTTCGGTGGGCCTGGCGCACCCGCATCCTCGTCCACCTCGGCATCGACCTGCGCCTCAGGCTGCGTACGGCGGCGGAGGACGAGGCGGTGAACGTGTTCGCGGCGAACCTGCGCGACCTGCTGCTCGCCGCCCCCGCGGGCACCCGCGCGACGCTGGGCCTGGACCCCGGTTTCCGTACGGGTGTGAAGGTGGCCGTGGTGGACGCCACCGGCAAGGTCGTGGCCACGGACGTGATCCACCCGCACGTCCCGGCCAACAGGTGGGACGAGGCGATCTCCAAGCTGGCGCGGCTGGCCAGGGAGCACGCGGTCGAGCTGATCGCGATCGGCAACGGCACGGCCTCCCGCGAGACGGACAAGCTCGCCGGTGAACTCATCACGAAGCACCCGGAGCTGAAGCTCACCAAGGTGATGGTGTCGGAGGCGGGCGCGTCGGTGTACTCGGCGTCCGCCTACGCCTCCCAGGAGCTGCCGGGCATGGACGTGTCCCTGCGCGGCGCCGTCTCCATCGCCCGGCGGCTGCAGGATCCGCTGGCCGAGCTGGTGAAGATCGACCCGAAGTCGATCGGCGTCGGCCAGTACCAGCACGACCTGTCCGAGGTGAAGCTGTCCCGTTCCCTGGACGCGGTCGTCGAGGACTGTGTGAACGGCGTGGGGGTGGACGTCAACACGGCGTCCGTGCCGCTGCTTTCGCGCGTCTCCGGCATCACCTCGTCGCTCGCGGAGAACATCGTGGCGCACCGGGACGCCAACGGCCCGTTCACCTCGCGTGCGCAGCTGAAGAACGTCTCGCGACTCGGCCCGAAGGCGTTCGAGCAGTGCGCGGGGTTCCTGCGGATCCGCGGCGGGGACGACCCGCTGGACTTCTCCAGCGTGCACCCCGAGGCCTACCCGGTGGTGCGGCGGATGGTGAAGACCACGGGCCAGGAGGTGGCGTCGCTGATCGGCAACACGGCGGTGCTGCGCTCCCTCGAACCGGACGCCTTCGTGGACGACACCTTCGGTCTGCCGACGGTCACCGACATCCTCAAGGAGCTGGAGAAGCCGGGACGCGACCCGCGGCCGGCCTTCCGGACGGCCACCTTCAAGGAGGGCGTCGAGAAGATCTCCGACCTGTCGCCGGGGATGGTCCTCGAGGGTGTGGTGACGAACGTGGCGGCCTTCGGCGCGTTCGTGGACATCGGCGTCCATCAGGACGGTCTCGTGCACGTCTCGGCGATGTCGAGGACGTTCGTGAAGGATCCGCGTGATGTGGTCAAGCCCGGTGACATCGTCAGGGTGAAGGTGCTGGACGTCGACATCCCGCGCAAGCGGGTCTCGCTGACGCTGCGTCTGGACGACGAGGCGGCGGCGCAGGACCGGCAGGCCGGCGGCGGTGAGCGGCGGCAGCGCGGCGGGCGCCCGCCGCAGCAGCGCCAGGGCCGCGCGGGCGGCGGTGGCGGCGGTTCGCGGCAGGCGCCCGCACCCGCCAACAGCGCGATGGCCGACGCCCTGCGCCGCGCGGGCCTTCTCGACCCGAAGAACGGCAGGCGCTGA
- a CDS encoding amino acid permease, whose amino-acid sequence MSKESAHAAQVADHHRATGTPADAGDAGYSKDLKHRHVNMIAIGGAIGTGLFLGAGGRLHSAGPALALAYLVCGVFAFFVVRALGELVLYRPSSGSFVSYAREFLGEKGAYVAGWMYFLNWSTTGIADITAIALYTHYWSMFTSIPQWLLALVALAVVLAVNLISVKIFGEMEFWFAIIKVATLVGFMLIGVFLLATRHEVGGRSPGLSVIGDHGGIFPHGMMPVVLVMQGVIFAYAALELVGVAAGETAEPEKVVPRAVNSIMWRVGLFYCGSVVLLALLLPGSVYSADESPFVTVLSKIGVPAAGDVMNLVVLTAAMSSLNSGLYSTGRILRSMAVAGSAPKFTRVMSRSQVPYGGILLTCAVCVLGVGLNYLVPSQAFEIVLNVASLGIVSTWVIIMVCHLVFVRRARAGRITRPHFRLPGSPVTEIATIVFLLACLGMMWNDPEVGRRTLLLIPVIAAMLIAGWFGVRGRVSRGADQELPHR is encoded by the coding sequence GTGAGCAAGGAATCCGCGCACGCGGCACAGGTCGCCGACCACCACCGGGCGACCGGGACACCCGCCGACGCGGGCGACGCCGGATACAGCAAGGACCTCAAACACCGCCACGTCAACATGATCGCGATCGGCGGCGCGATCGGCACCGGCCTCTTCCTCGGCGCCGGCGGCCGCCTGCACAGCGCGGGACCGGCGCTGGCTCTGGCCTATCTGGTCTGCGGCGTCTTCGCGTTCTTCGTCGTCCGCGCCCTGGGCGAGCTGGTCCTCTACCGGCCCTCCTCGGGATCCTTCGTGTCGTACGCGCGCGAGTTCCTCGGTGAGAAGGGCGCCTACGTCGCCGGCTGGATGTACTTCCTGAACTGGTCGACGACCGGCATCGCCGACATCACCGCGATCGCCCTCTACACGCACTACTGGAGCATGTTCACGAGCATTCCGCAGTGGCTGCTCGCACTGGTCGCGCTCGCCGTGGTGCTCGCCGTGAACCTGATCTCGGTGAAGATCTTCGGCGAGATGGAGTTCTGGTTCGCGATCATCAAGGTCGCCACCCTGGTCGGCTTCATGCTGATCGGAGTCTTCCTCCTGGCCACGCGGCACGAGGTGGGCGGCCGGAGCCCCGGCCTGAGCGTGATCGGCGACCACGGCGGGATCTTCCCGCACGGCATGATGCCGGTCGTCCTCGTCATGCAGGGTGTGATCTTCGCGTACGCCGCCCTCGAACTGGTCGGTGTCGCCGCGGGCGAGACCGCCGAGCCGGAGAAGGTCGTGCCGCGCGCGGTGAACTCGATCATGTGGCGCGTGGGGCTGTTCTACTGCGGCTCCGTCGTCCTGCTGGCCCTGCTGCTGCCCGGCTCCGTCTACTCGGCCGACGAGAGCCCCTTCGTCACCGTGCTGTCGAAGATCGGCGTTCCGGCCGCCGGTGACGTCATGAACCTCGTGGTCCTCACGGCCGCCATGTCGTCGCTGAACTCCGGCCTGTACTCCACCGGCCGCATCCTGCGCTCCATGGCCGTGGCCGGCTCCGCGCCGAAGTTCACCCGCGTGATGAGCCGCAGCCAGGTCCCCTACGGCGGCATCCTGCTGACCTGCGCGGTGTGTGTGCTGGGCGTCGGCCTGAACTACCTCGTGCCGAGCCAGGCCTTCGAGATCGTCCTGAACGTGGCCTCCCTCGGCATCGTCAGCACCTGGGTGATCATCATGGTCTGCCACCTGGTCTTCGTCCGCCGCGCCAGGGCGGGCCGGATCACCCGCCCGCACTTCCGCCTTCCCGGCAGCCCGGTCACGGAGATCGCCACGATCGTCTTCCTCCTGGCCTGCCTCGGCATGATGTGGAACGACCCCGAGGTCGGCCGCAGGACACTCCTGCTGATCCCCGTGATCGCGGCGATGCTGATCGCCGGCTGGTTCGGCGTCCGGGGCCGCGTGTCCCGGGGAGCGGACCAGGAACTGCCGCACCGCTGA